The Lactuca sativa cultivar Salinas chromosome 2, Lsat_Salinas_v11, whole genome shotgun sequence genome includes the window ttccacttctctccaACTCAGGAACACGaaagaatttttttttcctttcctttctcttcttttctcttgcgactttcttttctcttctcttcttttcttttgttaaactcggAAACGAGGCGTTAGGGTTTAAGAACGAGACTTGATTCTTCCACGGAGGATTTGTATGAAAATTGCAATGACATTACACGCTTCTAAGGTACGATATTTTTTCTTCTAAGGCAATGTACTTTTTTTGTACAAAAATTTACAAATATCTAGATCGAATGACGCATTGTTTTATGAACACTACTTTAATTTCATAAATGGAATATTTAAATTCGAAAGAGATAAAAGTCAATAAGACTTTAGTTAACTATAATGACAGAATATATGAATTACGAAAGCATTTTTGAGAGGTTGAAAAAACCCCCACAAGATGATAATACGTATCCTGTAAATTTGGACATTGCCTCACTGCCTCGTCGGggcatacacacacatacaagagaatgattaattatgataatgcatatttatgttcaaatataAGATGGAAAACAATgcatatttatgttcatagttaCGCCTTTCACTTATTTATTAGTTATGGGTAATAATATCTTGAACAACTAATACGTTTTATTGTTATAAGACTTATATTTATCAACATAAATCGATCACAAACATAATTACTCGACTACCATTAAAATGCATTTGATTACATGAATCTTTAATAGTAGAAATTAGTAACAATCATGAAGTAGTTAACAATGATTTGAAGTTGTGGTTAAGGCCACTTTGGTCAGAATGTTTGTGTTCCACCCGTGGACATAGGGCATGTAAATATGAGGAGTCGTAGTAGATGGTGTATAACAGGGGGAGGTGGACGAGAACGTAGAAACCCAATCGTCGGCGTGGTGAGCGTGATGAGTTGCATTCACCGGCACGGTGAGCCCAAGGAATCGCAATCACCGATGTTGCAAGCAGGGGCGGAGCCAGGATTTAAGGAAAACAGGGGCTTATATTGTGTCCGAAAAAGGTCTTGGATGATAGTGTAAAAGAAATCTTACATATATAAGAGTTATATTGTATATTGGTTAATCGACAGTTAAAAGAACTCATAATGAAACTAATGAAATTAAACAAATTAAAGTAAATGTAGGTAGATCCATAACTAAAATATGGGTGAAGTGCTGAAGTCTATGAGATTTTAATTGTAGGCCCCAAGTTTACTCATAGTCGTAATCCTATTACATTTCTATATATTAACTGAAATTTTAATAAAGATTGCCTGGGGATTTTTATCACACAAAACTTATGTGGACTTCAAATTATACATACACCGATATACTATAGTTTGGACTTTTAAAGGAGATTGAGGGGGCAGAGCATCCGACAGCCCCCTGCTATCTCCGCCCATGGTTGGAAGAGTGAGGCTTCGTGTGAATGATTTTGCGAAGTCTAAGGTCAAAATCCCTAGTTGGTCGATTTTGTGAGAAAAAAATGGACGCGTGGTTTATTTGCTAGGAAATTATAAGATGACTACTAAGAAAGATGACACGCACATTTGATGACATACTctgtgtttatttatttattgtgacACTAAGTTTTTGACATACAAATATAAATGTCATAAATCTTTTTTATAAAATACAGCATTTTTTAGAAAACACACGTTTGTATGTCATAAAAGGAGTGTATGTCATTAAATGTTTGTTAAAAGTATAGTGTCTAGTGATTGCAATGTCGATTACCTATTTACCTAGATCCCTTTTTCCTATAATTATCAATTTTTTAGATAGTATAATATGTAGTTTGAATGGgtgaatatttattattattattattattattattattaagaaaTCTAAAGACTTTTTAATATGTATCCGAAGATAATAaccaaaaaataacaaaaataaccaCTTTGTCCAGAATAGGCATTTCGGaccaagaaaaaatatttttttactaaTTTCGGAAACGGCATTCCAAATGCCACACTAAAATGTCAGCTTTCGGAAAAAAAAAAACTCCGAACTTTAAGAACAATTAtggaataaaaaaaatcattatttgcttaatttaacaaaaaattaaacaaaaatagtaATATGAACTATATACAATATTAATGTCATAATTAGATATTTCATTGAAAAACGGAGAAATTAAACATTATGAAATGTAGTATtcgaaaaaaaaacaatattctttgaatattaaataaaagaactaaaataaaataaaaatctcCAGAATGACAGTACTCTGGAATAATGGCATCAGAGAAaatgattattttttaaaaaactaaaaaatgattggttatttttttttcttgtttataATGGCTAGATTTTTCCGTATGCCGTCTTTTTCTCCTTATAGCACTAGGGTGGCATTAACATTTCATATTGATGTCGATTTATtattagggatgtcaacgggggcaaacgggacggggaGTGCATCTTCCGCCCTCGCCCCCGAAATTTCACCGTCTCCCCGCCCCCGACCCCGGAATGTTCAATGTTCCTACCCCCGCCCCGCCCCTGAATCCCCtttattaccccccccccccccccccaattgattttgggctattttttttgggctaaaagaagttgttatttaggctaaaataaactattttttaggtaataaataattatttatagcaaaattttatatgttaataaaaaaagttatggcattttaaaaaattatactaacaacttaaaaacatgttttttgatgaattttggaagcttAAAATCATgttatagtttattatatttatataattaatatatgtaaatatatgtgtagtttattaacggggtccccatGTGGATTTCGGGACGAGATTgcctacccccgcccccgcccccgcccccgaaattaaaatgggggttaaccttgccgcccccgattttttttaaaaaaaaaaaaaaaaaaaaaaaaaaacctaaacgGGACGGGGCCCCTACGGGAACGGGgtcccacgggactttttgacatccctatttattataaatagatgacTTAGATGTTCGCACGTAACATATGTTTCTTTCTATTTAGTCCTAAATTCATCTTCTCTCTTAGACGACTTTATTTTTGAGTTGGACACATTTGGTCCTTGTATTTTTTTCATCTGCCTTCTTTTGATCCTTATAGCACAAATGTCGCATTGACGATGTATACTGATGTTGATTGATTATAATTAGATTATGTTAGGTGGACCAAATGACTACAACTTGTAATAAAAGGCGGACCAAACGGTTACAGTCTATAATAAAAGCCTGTTTTTTTTTAACATATGCAAGttgttataataaaataaaatttaaataaactgattttacaAAATTAAAAAAGTTTTTCAACTGCACAATTATAATATAAGGTTGCACAGTGTGGCTGCGGTTTTAGGTCGCGGTTCGCGCCAGCTGGACCGCGCACACCGCCCCCAGACCGCGGTCTTGTGCGGTTTTGGCCGCAGTGCAATCCTTCAAGGCTGCGTTCTGTGATTGGTTGATGAGAATTGGGAAGGATTGCCGATTGTTGGTTGTtgagtatttatttatttatttattttccttttgcttttgctttttctttcctatatatatacatatcaagTTCACTTTTTTTCACAACACAATCTCTTctctctcaaaaaaaaaaaaattaaaatcaccACTCCCTAAAAATGTCATATTCTGAAGAATTTCAGACTATTTTTGATATCGCTATTGCATATGTTCAAATGGCGGAACAAACATACAACGTTGTATGTAACAACGTAGCTGCAAGTTCTCAACGGAAAACACGAAGATATATTTGCAGAAATCGTGAATAAGCCAACCAACGTTTGGTGCAAGACTATTTTGCAGAGAATGTCACTTACCAATGGTATTATTTTCGTAGGCGCTTCAGAATGCTCAAAGGTTTATTCGTACGTATAGTTGAAGATGTAACGAGGGAGTGCAGTTTTTTCCAACAATGCTACGATGCTAGAGGTACACCCGGTTTCACTCCCTTACCAAAATATACGGCCGCACTTCGTCAATTAGCATATGACATTCCGCCTGATGCGTTAGACGAAAGTTTTAGGATGTCTGCTAGGATCGCACGAGATAGTCTCCATTTTTTCTGCAAAACTATGATTCAGTTTTGTGGTCCAAAATATTTACGTAAGCCTACACGTAATGCCATCTTGTAATTGCAAGCTCATCATGCTAGTGTACATGGGTTTCCTGGAATGCTAGGAAGCTTAGATTGTCTCAATTGCGCATGGGAAAATTGCCCTACAGCATATCATGTGCAATTTACCCGAGGTAATCATGGTCACCCAACAGTCATACTTGAAGCAGTTGCATCACAAGATATGAGGATTTGGCATGCTTTTTTTGGTTCTCCTGGTTCGATTAACGACATCAACATTCTTAATCGTTCACCAATATTTAACAACATATACGATGGATCCGCACCAGATTCTTCTTTTCAAGTGCGTGGAACGCCATATAAGTATGGTTATTATCTGGTCGATGGAATCTATCCTGAGTATGTTGTGTTTGTTAAATCGTTTATAGCTCCACATGGTTCTAGACGAAAGAAATTCAAGAGAGCTCAAGAAAGAGCTAGGAAGGATGTTGAACGTGCTTTTGGAGCTCTGAAGAAACGGTGGTTCATATTGAAAAAACCAGCAGCTTATTTAGGCGAGGAAAAACTTCAAGAAATCATGTATACATGTCTTATATTGCATAACATGATTATTGAAGACGAAGGAAGAGCGATATGTGCGTTTGACGAGGAAGAAACCATACCAGAGACACAGCCAATAGAAATTGGTGGGGAAGAGTATATAAACAAGAGAGCAGAGATATTTTGTACTGAAACATTTCACAATCTTCGCAATGACTTGGTGGAACACATTTACGAGGTTCAAATCATTAACCTTAATTTGGATCAACCGGATGACCCCGAAGACGAGTTCTCGGAGAAGGACTTTATGTAGTttgctttagttattttatttgttttttttttaagtttccaGGATTATTTAAATGTCATGTGTGTGGTTtttgtattctttttttttttttttggtaatgtattgtaatgttttttttttttttttttttttttttttttttttttcaagtaatgataaattatgtttttttattaaaatagaagttttattaaagtaaaatagttttaaaaaaaaagttttattaaattaaaatagttaaaaaaaaaataaagaatgtGTGGCACCACTCCCTTGGTGTGACAAGAAGCCACACTTGAGTGGTAAAAAATGACATGGCGTTTACGTGGCGGGGGAGGAAGTACGGTTTCGATGGCACTACACCCTTCAGCCTAAAGTGATTTTACATAATTTTTGTCGTCATAAAATTTATGACCGTTAACAAATATGAACGTTAtgattatttttgaaaattctaaACATGACCGATAAAAATAGATATATATCCAAATCCAACATAAAACTTCATTACAAAAACAAAGACACTTTCGTGGTCTCACTCTAACGTGATGATGATAATTTCTAATTAAAAGGGAGTATGTTTGTTCTATCACTATCATTGACTCGTTGTTTATACCTTCACTACAAGAAAACTTCAATCTGCTTTCTAAATGAAGTTTTCTTTCAAATTATCTCACCTATGTATTCCTACAAATTATTGTTTTATATTCATCGGTTATCCAACACAAATTATCTACTAATCAAAACATTAATTAGTTGAAGTATATAAACTGCAAGCATAATGCATATGGTTGACTATAGTAGTATAATACTCAatctttttaacttttaactttcTTTTAGAATCCAATAAATTACAAATTTACAAATATCCGATATCTACATATAAACATTATTCATAGTCTGTTGGTGTTATATTTAATTTGGGCCTATGTATTTGGATCCTGAAATTTATAGTAACAAATCCCGAATCTCAGTGAGTATCGAACATGATGAAAGGATCCAACACAGAACCCTAGAAATCTGagtataaataatcttttattcTTATTGGTAAAAACAAACACTGCTCTCGACAGCGACTGTACTGTGTTTCTGTGTCTGAATCTTAGTATTTCAAAAAGAAAGAATCCAGATCAATGGCCGACAGAATCCAAAACCTCAACAGTAGCCGCCATGCTTCTTCTTCAACGGTGCGAATCGTTGACAGCCAATGGGAGGCGGAGATAACAAGGGCATATGGGGTCGTTAATAAGCGGCCGCGGTTCATCGAGTCATCGTCGCAGCCGCAGCCTCAAAGGCCGATTCAGCATGCACGAAGGAACCGGCGAACCACTCGATCTACTGCGATGAACCAAGAGGTGGATATGGTTCCCTTGGAAGTGGTGGATTCCGATTCCGATTCAAATTCCGATCCTCAACGACTTGAGGCGGAAGACAAAGGGGCAGATGGTGTACCGGAGGTTGCAGGTGAAGCAATTCCGATTGTGGCCACCGATCCAGACTTGCTAAATTGCAGTATCTGTCATTATCCGTTGTGTACGCCGATCTTCCTGGTAATTCCAACATCTAATCTAGCTAAACCTTGCGCTGCTAATTCAACAAGATCAGAAGAAACATTGTTCATTGCATATATCATTTAATTTGGTTTCTGTTGTAGTGTGATGATGGGCATACATCATGCTATACTTGCCTAATCCGTTCAGAGAACAAGTGTCCTTCATGCAGCGTTCCAAAGGGCTTTAAGCATTGTCGAGGAATGGAAAAGCTGATAGCATCACTGCGAGTAGAGTGCAAGAACAAGAAGTTTGGATGCCAAGAGATATTGATGAACCACAAGAGAGCCAAGCATGAAAACATATGTCCGCATACATTATGTTTCTGTCCTGATTCCTCCTGCGGCTTGGCCGCTTCTTGCAAGCTCCTGTACAACCATTTCAGTCGCCATCACTCTGCTATTCAATTCGTCTACAATGCCGTCTTCAATCTTCGTGTTGAAACAACCCAGAAGCACGTCATTCTTCAGGAACGGAATGAAAAGGTTATCTTCATCGTCAACCATGATGTTGTAGGACATGGAAGAGTCTTCAATGTCGACTGCGTAGGACCAGACACATTTAAGAATGGTTTTGTGTATCGGCTGACTGTGAAATCCATGGACGCATGTTTATCGATGGAGTGTGTACCCGAAGTCTCCACAAAGTGGAAGGAACATACTCCTGATAACAACTATTTAACCATCCCATCTCGTATAACGGGATTCGGCCTGCAAGTGTGCATCAAGAAAGCTCAAAAAGAGTCATGGTCTTTTAAAGGAAACGGATTTTAGTCGAATACAGTATAATAATAGTATATATATACCTTAGTCGTTGTTTTCTAGAATTTATTGGTGTTCATTATACTGTTTTCTTTTTTCATTAAGTTCAATTAATCCATCACTCAAAAGAAATGTAATTAGTTTTGATTTGTCAAAGTTGATGAAAATCTTATATAATATGTAAAGAAGGCTGCAACGAAATATCAATTactcaaaagaaaaaaatatcaTACTAATCTCACTATAAATATTTAAACATcgatccttaccaaaatagtctATGTTCAGGCATATGCATTTAGCTTCAACATTGGGCTATCCAACATGTCTAGCTAGACCGGTGACTAGCACTGAGATTTATTGTTTTCTTGAAAAAAGTTATAATAAACATCAAGTTATTCACCATATGAAGTTTAAGCATATACATTAAACTTGAAGTCTACATACCATAATCAATACTATATGATAGTGTATTAATAATGAAGAATACAATTTTTAAGTAATTTACTCTTAGATATATGATAAATCTTACTTTGTGATGAAGCATAGCTTACACAATGTAGATAAAACAAAACTTACACTTGAAATGCAATGAACACTTAACATGGTAGAAAAAGCTTGTAGCTTCAACTTCAATTAGTATTGTCCATGTTGGAGCGAGAACACAAATTTTCTCAGCGCTTGGTGCTATGTTTTTCGTTTTTGTCATTGGGGAAAGATATGTTTTTCGGTGTTTCATTTGCACATGCGGATTTAAGTAGCAATGCGATAACGGCTAAATTGTAATGATATTTAAAATCCAACGGTCACACTATAACGGTAACATATATTAACAGTcatattttcaaatttagctttaaAATCCAACGGTCACACTACAACAGTAACATATATTAACGGTCATATTTTCAAATTGAGCCAAGATAAAGTATGTATATTAAGGGTGGACACTAGAGGAGTAAATGATGTCTAGGGAATTTATTAAATGAACACTCTTTTAATATTTTAGATGGACACatcattgtatttttttttttaattcaatcaAATATTGTACATTTAAAATTCTTTTCGGTTGTTGGTTTGCATTGGATACTTCACttgggtgttgtttgttttttgagaTACAAAACATCTGCAGTTTGCGGACCATATCTGCAAACAtatgcagtagaagaggtggactaaACGTTTGTAGTCTGCAAGaagaagattgtttgttttttaacgtctgcagtctagtgaaataaactaaaattttaataaaattattttttatacttAAAAGACTTTTTCAACACaaaaatttttaataattttttttataacgctataacataaatcatatataaatcctacaaccaaaaaaaaaatttaaaattatacaACATTAAAACATAAATCTAACCTCTAAAATCAATTATTTTCAAATCATACAATATTACAACACTCAAACAAAAATCTAACCTCTAAAATCTATTATTTTCAAATTATACAACAATGAAATATAAATCAAACCTCAAATCTTTTTGACGTCACATGGAAACAAAGTTGCAATTCATGAATCATTCCTCACACTAGCTAGTGTTCTAATTTCACTTATTATACAAATGTTTATAACTTATAGGGTTCTCTATACATGTTACAAAAACATTTCATCAAATAGTAACCTGAATCCATTAGTCATTTGTGGTTATAGAATGTGAGCCTTTATCAAATAGCTTTCCTGCATCCATGAGTCACTAATTAATACCAATGAACTACAAAATATATGAATTACAAGCATTAAAACATCATATATGAAATACTATTCCAACAACAATAAAGCCTAATTTCACTTAAAACATAATTTCCAACGGCTATATACATCTAATTTCAATTGAAAATGTAATTTTCAGCTACGATAACAACTAATTTAAACTAAAATGTGATTTCCAACAAAAATATATACATCAAATTTCAACTAAAATGTGATTTCCAGCAATAATAACAACTAATTTCAACAAATCGAACAACATTTTTCATATTTCAGCAAAGTATATACATTTTCagcaaataaatatgatttccatCACCTATGAACATCTAATCTCAGCAAATAAATCTGATTTTCAGTGAATGTATATATGATTTTCATGTTTCAGCAAACTAATGTGATTTCAGTATCAATAACATCTAATTTCACTTAAAACATAATTTCCAACGGCTATATACATCTAATTTCAATTGAAAATGTAATTTTCAGCTACGATAACAACTAATTTAAACTAAAATGTGATTTCCAACAAAAATATATACATCAAATTTCAACTAAAATGTGATTTCCAGCAATAATAACAACTAATTTCAACAAATCGAACAACATTTTTCATATTTCAGCAAAGTATATACATTTTCagcaaataaatatgatttccatCACCTATGAACATCTAATCTCAGCAAATAAATCTGATTTTCAGTGAATGTATATATGATTTTCATGTTTCAGCAAACTAATGTGATTTCAGTATCAATAACATCTGATTTCTAGCAAGTacaacaaaccctagaagataccATTTGATTTCAGGGAAAATGTTCTTACCAATGGCAATAGAGGTCTGAGACGATGATGATAGAGACACAGTGGGCATGATAGGTGGCGATGGAGACGGTGGACACGACTGGCGGCGGTGAACAGCATGAACGATTGCAGAGCATATGAGAAATCCGGCAACAATGAAGTGCGTCTGTGGTGCGGTCGGTCATGAGGAAAAAGACGGTCCTAGTCTAAGCGTCGGCAGCACGAGGAGGAGGAGAGAGGTTGAAGAAGACCGATGGAGATAAGCATCGATGGAGGGGGAGGCATAGATGTATGTTGGTTGTTGGAGGCACTGAGAAAAAATAAAGcgtgtttttttttttagattaaaGAGGGGTGCAGACCTTAGAAGACATTGGTCCATGTCTGCGCCAAGAAGACCTCGCACAGACATTTTGAAGTCTGTAcacttttaaaaaaacaaacattctGCGAGGGTATATGTTTGCGCGTcgtctgcgcggcgcagacagaAGTTGTCACGCAGATCTGcagagaaaaaacaaacaacaccttagaatTGTAAGGTCCCATTCTAGCAATTCTCTTCGGTTGTTGCTGGGATGGTAAGTTTCACAGCTCATCGGGGAATTGCCCTTAGAAAAGAAATCTTCGTTTAG containing:
- the LOC128132426 gene encoding protein ALP1-like, encoding MLGSLDCLNCAWENCPTAYHVQFTRGNHGHPTVILEAVASQDMRIWHAFFGSPGSINDINILNRSPIFNNIYDGSAPDSSFQVRGTPYKYGYYLVDGIYPEYVVFVKSFIAPHGSRRKKFKRAQERARKDVERAFGALKKRWFILKKPAAYLGEEKLQEIMYTCLILHNMIIEDEGRAICAFDEEETIPETQPIEIGGEEYINKRAEIFCTETFHNLRNDLVEHIYEVQIINLNLDQPDDPEDEFSEKDFM
- the LOC128132078 gene encoding E3 ubiquitin-protein ligase SINA-like 10 — encoded protein: MNQEVDMVPLEVVDSDSDSNSDPQRLEAEDKGADGVPEVAGEAIPIVATDPDLLNCSICHYPLCTPIFLCDDGHTSCYTCLIRSENKCPSCSVPKGFKHCRGMEKLIASLRVECKNKKFGCQEILMNHKRAKHENICPHTLCFCPDSSCGLAASCKLLYNHFSRHHSAIQFVYNAVFNLRVETTQKHVILQERNEKVIFIVNHDVVGHGRVFNVDCVGPDTFKNGFVYRLTVKSMDACLSMECVPEVSTKWKEHTPDNNYLTIPSRITGFGLQVCIKKAQKESWSFKGNGF